In one Culex quinquefasciatus strain JHB chromosome 2, VPISU_Cqui_1.0_pri_paternal, whole genome shotgun sequence genomic region, the following are encoded:
- the LOC6040527 gene encoding cysteine-rich motor neuron 1 protein isoform X2 has translation MESSKCVRGFVVTASSSISSAIRLFLCFLFLLNSEILGLKCVCNPNECETIRSEDCPGRGMIVWDPCRCCRVCARTFGEACGGPGDFSGTCEPPLSCVSKIPVGGSGICLEIPEYIDADTHLFQNCSETITIESGCEIVNRKCKCWDEMQLCKTKSITKWDFKNLEECQLNAANLMKSELDFDDDYTMSPKLFIDNVIMSAKQRKLDFLKKKMNAEA, from the exons atggaaagttCCAAATGTGTTAGAGGCTTTGTTGTTACTGCATCGTCCAGCATATCAAGTGCTATAAGATTGTTTTTGTGCTTTTTATTTCTGTTGAACTCGGAAATATTGGGATTGAAATGTGTGTGTAATCCCAACGAGTGCGAAACCATAAGGTCAGAAGATTGTCCAGGAAGAGGAATGATCGTATGGGATCCTTGTAG GTGCTGCCGAGTCTGTGCGCGTACCTTTGGAGAAGCGTGTGGTGGACCTGGAGATTTTTCTGGAACCTGTGAACCACCTCTTAGCTGTGTGTCGAAAATTCCAGTAGGAGGTTCAGGAATATGCCTAG AAATACCAGAGTATATCGATGCGGATACACatctgtttcaaaattgttctgaaacaATTACTATAGAATCAGGATGTGAGATAGTCAATAGAAAGTGTAAGTGTTGGGACGAAATGCAACTATGTAAAACTAAGTCGATCACAAAATGGGATTTTAAAAACTTAGAG gaATGCCAACTTAACGCAGCAAACCTTATGAAATCTGAATTAGACTTTGACGACGATTACACAATGTCTCCTAAACTTTTTATTG ATAATGTCATCATGTCTGCAAAGCAGAGgaaattggattttttgaaa aaaaaaatgaatgcagAGGCGTAG
- the LOC6040527 gene encoding cysteine-rich motor neuron 1 protein isoform X3, giving the protein MESSKCVRGFVVTASSSISSAIRLFLCFLFLLNSEILGLKCVCNPNECETIRSEDCPGRGMIVWDPCRCCRVCARTFGEACGGPGDFSGTCEPPLSCVSKIPVGGSGICLEIPEYIDADTHLFQNCSETITIESGCEIVNRKCKCWDEMQLCKTKSITKWDFKNLEECQLNAANLMKSELDFDDDYTMSPKLFIDNVIMSAKQRKLDFLKN; this is encoded by the exons atggaaagttCCAAATGTGTTAGAGGCTTTGTTGTTACTGCATCGTCCAGCATATCAAGTGCTATAAGATTGTTTTTGTGCTTTTTATTTCTGTTGAACTCGGAAATATTGGGATTGAAATGTGTGTGTAATCCCAACGAGTGCGAAACCATAAGGTCAGAAGATTGTCCAGGAAGAGGAATGATCGTATGGGATCCTTGTAG GTGCTGCCGAGTCTGTGCGCGTACCTTTGGAGAAGCGTGTGGTGGACCTGGAGATTTTTCTGGAACCTGTGAACCACCTCTTAGCTGTGTGTCGAAAATTCCAGTAGGAGGTTCAGGAATATGCCTAG AAATACCAGAGTATATCGATGCGGATACACatctgtttcaaaattgttctgaaacaATTACTATAGAATCAGGATGTGAGATAGTCAATAGAAAGTGTAAGTGTTGGGACGAAATGCAACTATGTAAAACTAAGTCGATCACAAAATGGGATTTTAAAAACTTAGAG gaATGCCAACTTAACGCAGCAAACCTTATGAAATCTGAATTAGACTTTGACGACGATTACACAATGTCTCCTAAACTTTTTATTG ATAATGTCATCATGTCTGCAAAGCAGAGgaaattggattttttgaaa AACTAA
- the LOC6040527 gene encoding cysteine-rich motor neuron 1 protein isoform X1, with the protein MILFAIFTLLLILPSGMNAEKNECRGVACPTPEPCPVDSYPKAVNSHFTGFYPDVLKGAGNAVRNERAIEYNGLHRGSTNVSSNTKDRTRHRRSVIEDELLIQYCCPRYECACKPNYCDQKCSPKQTPLNLTSPTDYKDIQYGVPGNCCFPCKENYCLHPTFRRHGATWHSDDCTTCVCLYGEVKCQQSSCKAPNCVAYKLIPGECCPVCDSDASNFCKHVGNCDIHCKYGYARQGDCDLCECIRISKHHPIVETDISKTERNFSISNHTISKDNTIEKPHQQHTHKSNSNPFSTIQFWILVLTNLVAVLVLILLIVWCCHFRKSAKYSTVQVA; encoded by the exons ATGATTTTGTTTGCCATCTTTACATTGTTGCTTATTCTACCATCTGGAATGAATGCAG aaaaaaatgaatgcagAGGCGTAGCATGTCCAACGCCGGAACCATGTCCAGTAGACAGTTACCCAAAGGCAGTAAACAGTCATTTTACGGGCTTCTATCCTGATGTTTTGAAAGGTGCTGGAAATGCAGTCCGCAATGAGCGTGCTATCGAATACAACGGATTACACCGTGGATCCACAAACGTTAGTTCAAACACTAAGGATCGAACTAGACATAGACGTAGTGTTATTGAAGATGAATTGCTAATCCAGTATTGTTGTCCTCGCTACGAATGTGCCTGCAAACCAAACTACTGCGACCAGAAATGTTCTCCCAAACAAACACCGTTGAATTTAACTAGTCCCACCGATTACAAGGACATACAGTACGGAGTTCCTGGTAATTGCTGTTTTCCCTGCAAGGAAAATTACTGTCTTCATCCCACTTTCCGAAGACATGGTGCAACATGGCACAGTGACGATTGCACCACCTGTGTGTGTCTGTATGGTGAAGTGAAATGTCAGCAATCATCTTGTAAGGCACCAAATTGTGTCGCATATAAGCTCATACCGGGTGAATGCTGTCCTGTTTGTGATAGCGACGCTTCGAATTTTTGTAAACATGTGGGGAATTGTGACATTCATTGTAAATATGGATATGCCCGACAAGGAGACTGCGATCTCTGTGAATGTATTCGGATATCCAAACATCATCCAATAGTCGAAACAGATATCAGCAAAACTGaacgaaatttttcaatttcaaatcataCCATTAGCAAAGACAATACTATTGAAAAACCACATCAGCAACatactcataaatcaaacagcAACCCTTTTAGTACAATCCAGTTCTGGATCCTGGTGCTGACTAATCTCGTAGCTGTTCTAGTATTGATACTTCTTATAGTATGGTGTTGTCATTTTCGTAAAAGCGCCAAGTATAGTACAGTTCAAGTAGCGTGA